From the Carya illinoinensis cultivar Pawnee chromosome 4, C.illinoinensisPawnee_v1, whole genome shotgun sequence genome, one window contains:
- the LOC122306741 gene encoding transcription factor MYB106-like produces MGRSPCCDKVGLKKGPWTPEEDQKLLAYIEEHGHGSWRALPAKAGLQRCGKSCRLRWTNYLRPDIKRGKFSLQEEQTIIQLHALLGNRWSAIATHLPKRTDNEIKNYWNTHLKKRLAKMGIDPVTHKPKNDALLSGDGQSKSAANLSHMAQWESARLEAEARLVRESKLRSHSLQHQLGNSGVPMPPRSLDILKGWNGAWSKSTEGNGGVPAVTAIGSDLESPTSTLTFSENAPPVLTAGVGDNSMRMIEFVGSTSGSSETRAVKEEGEEDNWKPFENSTHVPEYKEGIENSLSFTSSLHDLSISMEGTWTPESLRTSGTGHIHFGNVMGDEGFTDLLLNNSDDLSLSDGGDDSDKGSGSEYSEDNKNYWNSILNLVNSSPSDSPMF; encoded by the exons ATGGGTCGGTCACCTTGCTGTGACAAGGTGGGCTTGAAGAAAGGGCCATGGACGCCGGAGGAAGATCAAAAGCTCTTAGCATATATCGAAGAACATGGCCATGGAAGCTGGCGTGCCTTGCCGGCAAAAGCTG GCCTTCAGAGGTGTGGGAAGAGCTGCAGACTGAGATGGACTAATTATCTTAGACCTGATATTAAGAGAGGAAAGTTCAGTTTGCAAGAAGAGCAAACTATCATCCAACTCCATGCCCTCCTGGGGAACAG GTGGTCGGCCATAGCTACTCACTTGCCAAAGAGAACAGATAATGAGATCAAGAACTACTGGAATACGCATCTTAAGAAAAGGTTAGCTAAAATGGGGATAGACCCTGTCACCCACAAGCCCAAGAATGATGCATTACTCTCTGGCGACGGTCAATCCAAGAGTGCAGCCAACCTTAGCCACATGGCTCAGTGGGAGAGTGCTCGGCTCGAAGCCGAAGCTAGACTGGTTAGAGAATCAAAGCTACGTTCACATTCATTACAACATCAGCTCGGTAACTCAGGAGTACCTATGCCTCCAAGGTCTCTGGATATACTAAAAGGCTGGAATGGAGCCTGGTCTAAATCAACAGAAGGCAATGGTGGTGTTCCTGCAGTCACAGCAATTGGCAGTGACCTTGAGTCTCCAACGTCAACACTTACATTTTCTGAGAATGCGCCTCCAGTTTTGACTGCTGGAGTTGGGGACAATTCAATGCGTATGATCGAGTTTGTCGGCTCTACTTCAGGTTCTTCCGAGACCAGAGCTGTCAAAGAAGAAGGCGAAGAAGATAATTGGAAACCCTTTGAAAACTCCACCCATGTGCCAGAATACAAAGAGGGGATAGAGAATTCATTGTCTTTTACATCTAGTCTCCATGACTTGTCGATCTCTATGGAAGGAACATGGACACCTGAATCTCTAAGGACAAGTGGTACTGGACATATTCATTTCGGAAATGTTATGGGAGATGAGGGGTTCACTGATCTTTTGCTTAACAACTCCGATGATCTGAGTTTATCAGATGGAGGGGATGATTCTGACAAAGGAAGCGGCAGCGAATATAGTGAAGATAACAAGAACTACTGGAATAGCATTCTTAATTTGGTCAATTCTTCCCCCTCTGATTCTCCAATGTTCTAA